From the Gossypium hirsutum isolate 1008001.06 chromosome A02, Gossypium_hirsutum_v2.1, whole genome shotgun sequence genome, the window CTGACTCAACACCCAGTCCCTttcattttgagatttatctccaTGGAAAGCAACAGCTCCAAAGTTGCGTCCAAGACTACGAGCAAGCTGGTCACACAACCTCTTAGTGGAGCAAAAAATAATAACCTTTGAACCGCGCTCTTGAGCTTGGAGAATCTGCTCCAGGCGCCTCTCCTTCTCCATCTGGGGAACAACCTCAACATACTGCCAAATCATGAAAAAGTTCGTAAGCTAATGGGGAAGGCATTTATCTAAAAAAGCAATGGAATATTGAACTTCTGGAAATACACATCCAGGAATAACTGAAAAAGGTGTCATGGTTTCCAAGGATCTCAGATCAAGAATTTTTTAAGACTTCTAATAAGAATTGACAGAATAATTAGTTAGCACATATCTCAAAAGGAAAAATCAGGATGCAAATCTTAAATCAAAATGAAAGAGCGTTTCACATGGCAATTTCCAGCATACACCATTCAATATTTTGATGGTTACCCATCAACCGAATTCCAATAAAACCAGCTAGGCCTTAGAGAATACCTGGGTGATAGACTTATTGGCAGCAAGCTCATCAACACTGCCAATGTTCACCTGGACAGGATTGACAAGGAGGTCACCTGCTATTTTTCTAACCTCCTTGGGCCATGTTGCAGTGTACATCAGAGTTTGTCTGCGAGGAGGTATCTCATTAACAATCTTGCGAATCTGGGGCTCAAAACCCATGTCAAGCATTCGATCTGCTTCATCAAGAACAAGGAGTGACACCTGTCCAAACTCAATTTTCTTCATTTCAAGGATGTCATTTAGCCGACCAGGAGTTGCCACTACTATATCAGctcctcgatctaactctttcAATTGATTAGCCTTTGGAGCCCCACCATACAAACACTGAAGAAATTTGAGAGAACCGGAAAACCAAATTCAGTTGACAGGAAAAAATTAGCTCAGTTTTGTCTGCATGTTTTTATGAGCAAGATTTTActataatcttttctttaaaaaataaatgagcaGTCAAGCCCCACCGTGCAAGAGACTCTTGAAGATCGGCCAAATTTTATGGCTTCTTCCTGTATTTGTGTAGCAAGCTCGCGAGTTGGAGCCAAAACCAACACTGTTGGGCCATTCAGAGGGTTGTTACGCCGTTGCCTCAAAAGCATGAAAGCGGGAATCAAGTAGCCCAATGTTTTACCAGAACCAGTTTTAGCAATAGCCACAATGTCCCGACTTTGTAGTGCAATAGGCCATGTTTGTGCTTGTATTGGAGTGGGAGAGGAAAAACCAGCAGAATGAATCTGAAAGGAAGTATAAATCATAAATAGTGAGTATTAACAGAATTTGCAATGGATATTATATGTTCTTAGGGAAAAAAAGCAAAAACACACATTTCCGTTATCATGCAGTTTAACTCAAAATCCATAAGTATATGTTGCTTACTGAAGCAACTTGAGGCAACAAAAGAGGGCAATATAGAATTAAGAGGCGGAGCCATTAAGCAAGGTCCCAGTCACATCCAAGTGTGATTTGGATTAAGGGCCAACCACCCTTCTAGAAGATGCACAAGAAAGGCTCCAACTATCCATTTTGCATCCTCCAAAAATGAGAATTTTGTTGCATTTGTAAGTGTACCAATTGCAGTGCAGCGTACGACATTTGCTCCTCCTCCGGAGCAGATATCGCACCTGCGACAAGCGAAAAGAataagtttaaattaaatttaaaaaagaaaagcaataaaAAGCACAAATGGTACAAGCAGCATACATATTTCATTTCCATACCAAGGCTTAGGGATCATAACATCTGTAGAACTTACCTCTCTCAGTATCTCTGGAGGGAAACCAGTATCTTCAAATCTTATGAATGGTGCTGGAACGTTGTCTCCCTATGCAATTTAATAAACAATCAAAGTCATGAATAATCTTAAATTGGCAAAATGAATCATTTCCTCACCATTAAAACAAAGACAACTCTTCAAATATTGTAATGGAAGAACAATTAAGTGAGAATTAAAAAGAACAAGGCACAAAGCAATAGATTTTCAAAAAATGATATTTGTTAAACACCCTTCCCCTTATGAATGGTGCTGGAATGTTGTCTCCCTATGCAATTTAATAAACAATCAAAGTCATGAATAATCTTAAATTGGCAAAATGAATCATTTCTTCACCATTAAAACAAAGAAAACTCTTCAAATATTgtaatggaagaacacttaagtgAGAATTAAAAAGAACAAGGCGCAAAGCAatagattttcaaaaattgatattTATCCAACCCCCTTCCTCTTCAGCAGTTTCCCAAAATTAAGCTATAGCTCTTACAAAGAAATTAGcctcaaaattttaatatcttaGGTATTGGTAATTTATTCTATACTAgtcacacattttcacaattcactAATCACACATAAGTTAACAAGAACAGATGTAATACAGACCGTTGCTGTGACTTCATGTTGCTTACGATATGCATCAGCTGGAGACAGATGATTAGCATCTGCAGATGCAACAAATGAAGGCCTCATCAAGGCATTAATGGGATAAGGGGGACCAGCATGACCATAGATGTTATGCACCGCATGACCTCCAATAGCATTAAATCCCCCACCATGACCAGGCACATTTTGATGTGGCAGACCACTCATCCTTGTCTCCTGACAGCAGAAGCAATATTATGAGGAAATTGCATTATTATGAGGAAATTGCATTaacatatgaattatgaaatggtatctattatcattttagtagtatgaagaaaagaaaaacacctTCTCATACAATAAATGAATACAAATACTTAATTTCCCaacaaatcattttaaaaactgGAAGAAAAGAACAGGTTATACAATGAATGCTCTATCTTGCACTAGGTGCAAATGAGTTGCATTTATGAACTAAtataagaaataagaaagaaatcAAGATCTACAGATCTCTATGTCCGATTTGCCACAGACACCAAAATGACTACCCATCATTTCCAAACAACTCTCcatgaaatgatgaaaattttacATGGCAGAGTAGGTATATTTCACATGGATCCTAAATTCAGCTGACATGTGAAAAGGACAGTTAATTCCATGCTTTTGATTTCCAGAAATAAAATGATACTGCATTTATACAGGTATCTGAAAAATAAGTAACAGTCGGCATTTGCGCAAACCAACAGAGGAGAGGTTTTCAAAATTAGCACCAATATAACCACATTATAATGCCAACATATAAATGAATAACCTGAAAATGAAACATTAGTTGATATCTCACCATGGGTATGGCAGAAAGTGAGGGCTGCTGTGGACCCATCATTTGCCCATCTTTGCTACCACTAAAGTAGTAATCATTTCCAGATCTGCCATGTAGTTTATCTTCATAACCAGTATTTAAACCAGGAGGAGGCATATTAGACTGCATAACGGATGGGCCCATCTGATTCTGAAACCTATGACCCTGCTGCCGCTGAACCAAATCTGTTCCAGTTTGCTGTGAATGAGCCATAGAGGTTGGCTGTTGCATATTGACAGAGGAGCCTGTAAACTGCTGTTGTTGACCTGAATATAAACCTGCCGGTGGAGTCTGAACTGAATTAGTTCCAGCAGAGTGGTTCTGAGAAGATGTGCCCATCTGTTGAAATTGAGCGGGAGAAAACCCAGTTTGGCTCCCTAGCTGAAAATCAACATCCTCCTTTTTCGGAACTGCCGCTTTATAATCTTCTCGATTTGGATACTGCTGACCCTGGTGTTGTGCACCATGAGGAGCGAGCTGCTGAGAACTTTGTTGGCCCTGTGGAAGCACACTTTGTTGATATGCCATATACTGCAAATGCTGATGTGCATATTGATGTCCTTGTGGTTGTGCCATTTGTGAGTTTTGATGCTGCATTGTCTGCTGCCCAATTTGAGACACCATTTGCTGATTTGGGTGTTGCATTGCCTGTGGCCCATGTTGCTGCGGGATAAACTGCCCCTGATGTCCCATTTTTGGACCTGATTGTTGTGCACCCTGCTGATCCGTAACCTGTGCTACCATTGAACCCTGTTGCTGCCCAACTATTTGTCCTTGCTGTTGAGCTAATTGGCTCATTTGCTGCCCCAGCTGTTTTGCACCCTGGACAACTTGCACCTGGCCCATCTGTGCCACCGCACCATTAGGTTGTGCAGAGTGGGCAACTGAGGTTGGAGTTAGCTTAGGTGTGGAAACTGCAGGAGGAGGGCCCGGTGGCAGGGGTGGAGGCAAAATGGTCGGCCTTTCATACTGCGTGACATTGGTCTCAGGATTCCAGTAATACAGGAGGCCAGTTGTTCCATCGATCAGCCCCTTCCAAGGTTTCGGAAGAGTAGGATCTTCCGGTGCATACCGTGGGCCAAGATTGGCTGCTGCTGCTTCTGCAGTCGTCATTTGTCCAATATATATCTAAAACCACATAAAGTCCTTAGATTCAGAACAAGGGTGGAAAAACCCATACTGTAGATAGTCTAatgcaatatattttttaatgtgaaTCCACTCAACCGAAACAAATACGAAACACACCCACAAAAACATGTAAAGTTTCCCTCCAAAATCAGCAAATTTCTAATCAAATTACAGAAATTAAGACAATATCACATAAGTCATCAgaaaaaaccctaaaagtagcaaTACTTATCTGTTATATGTAATCtgaaatatatataagaaatcATATCATATGACAGAAATTTTACAATCAGTAGCAATTCAGACTACTAGTCATATATCAATTAATAAGACCCTAAAACAAGAATTacataaaaaaagaaacaagataATATGACATCCAATACACCAAATGGCATTGGTAATATAATTAAACATACaagagaaaatgaaaatggaCAAGCCTATTATTGAacaacaaatctcaagtaaaacCTTTTTTTCCCTTCCCATACTTACATGGGAGGGGAGAAACCAACAGAATAGCAATTCCTTAATTAAAAGAGTCAATCAAAAGAGATGATAAGATCATCCAAAAAGGGAATCCTATAAGCAAAACACATGGTCAAGAAAGAGGCTTCTATCTTTGTTGCTCAAAACCAAAACCCCccatgaaataaacaaaaaggaaCAAGAAAACAGTAgagaaaaacaaatgaaaaggTGAGCAATGGCATACGCCAAACTGAAGCAGATTCCATTTAGCTATTAAGATTTGGAACTAAAGAGGGAACAACAAAAGGAGGGAAACGCGTCATAAGTCAGCAACTACTAAAAATCCCCCAAAACAGCAATTGATATTCTCAAACTAGTTGAAGAAATCCCAACACTTCAAGAATCAAATACCCTTCCAAATACACGCATTCATATAATAAGCTCAACCAGAACAGCACAAAACCAAGttacaaatcaatctttgagGAATAATTTCAAGTTTTCAGGTCTCCAGTTATAGTAAAAAAGGGGCAAAATTCAATCAAATGAAATCAAGTTcgaagataataaaaaaaagtaaaaagggacactttaagaagagagaattttaccgggaaaataaaagaatcaagcCTTGGTTCACCTGGAAAGTCGCTCCAAAAAAAATTCCTGCAATTTATAGAGACAGAAATAGGTTTCCTGCGACATTACCTTCGACTAGAAACCCTAACcccataaataataataataaatataataaaaaaaggggAAGTAATAGGAGAGTTGAAAAGAGCGGTTTTAATGGTGTGGGATAAAACAGAAAACCAGAGAGAAATAGATTGACGATAATGGTCACAAGTGGTTTCGATAATAAAATAGGGAAGAGGAAGTCGAGGCTGGTTTGGCGGCGGGGGATGTGTTAAGCGAGATGAGAGTGGGTCGGAAACTTTTAAAGGGAACTAGAATGAAGCCCCGCATTCGCTGGGGTTTAGGAAATTCtaaattagatatttattttatgggtaaactacttaaaatggtcactaaactttCTGTGTGTTTCTTTTTTAGCCATCAgagttataaaaattttcaatttaatcactaaattatcCGAATTAATTTTTCTCGACAATAGTGTCCTTAATAATGGTATTATGGCACAATAAACGAAATTCCTCCATTTTGTTCTAATTCCTTGATAGATAGTTGACCAAGTCAACTCAACATCATAAAGAAattagaaggaaaaagaaaaaaaacgaaaGATAAAAGAGGACCCATACCCATTTTGGGTTTTGTAGGGTCAAGTCCTCCAGTGCCATCCTTGATGATCTGAACGGTCGAACAAATGAGAGAGGCATGGAGAGTAATATACCTCAGGTTGACAGTCATCTAAGGGCATACGACAATTTATTAAAGGTTTTTATTTTGAGCCAACATCTATGTTTTTGGCCATCGTAGTTCTTGTTTTTAGAAAACTAATTGTGTAATTTAAATAAGGATAAAGAAAGGAGTCTTTTGGCTGCGAGTTTGGTCAAAGACCGCGTCGAACAGCGATAGCGTAAAGCGACAACAACTAGGGTTACtagaaagaaaggagaagaagaaaatgaaaaatgaaaaaatgaataaAGAAGTAAATAAACATGGggaatataaacaaaaaaaaaagagaaaaacagaAAGATAATAATGTGGTGGAGCCTATTACCTTAAATACTTTTTGAAATTCCATGTAATCCAGTGTTTATACTTTAACGGTTCAATGATTAAAAAATGCATTTGGATAGTTTAGTAATTCAGTGTTTATACTTTAACGGTTCAATGATTAAAAAATACATTTGGatagtttagtaattaatttaaaattttcatagtttgATGACCAAAACAGAAACAAGTAAACTATCTTGATTACCATTAAGatagtttacccttaatattaataCTAAGttgttgtaattattttttattaattataagaattaaatttaaggaaatatatatatatattcattcgaATATTACATTAGGTGATAATTAATGAGTCGCTTTAAGTCATAATTATACAAAGGCAAGTCAAAGGAGCGAAACCATAATAAGTCCTTATGCATTGCGGAATGTTTTAGGTCAGTTTAGTattacttctcaaaagcacttttgggaCAAAAAGCACTTTTGAGATAAAAGAATTGATAAACAAAATGCTTTTGagcttttcaaaagtgcttttgggataaaaaattacttttcaaaagcactttttggcCAAGAGTGGAAgtagaaaattttaactttcctCAAAAGTGTTTTTTGGCCCAAAAATGCTTTTGAGAAGCAATGCTAAACTGGCCCTTAGTATCCTTTACACTGTGTTGGATTATTGCAATGGTTGGCAATAGTGATAAAAAGGTCTTACACTTGTTAATAGTTGAAACAATCTTGAATTTGATAATGGTAGATTTAGTGAATGAGTGATGGAGAGAAATCTTTGGTATttgcttttgttttgtttatataAGGTTTGGCGTTCTTATGTTGGCTTATTATTATAGATGCTAAAACAACTCACTATTGTTGGTAATTTAAAGTTATATGATTATCATACTTTCCAAAAGCAGGATATGTTTTTAGAGGAACTAAGTAATGAAAAGGATTACTCAGATACCTTCATTTTCTACAATTATGCAATTTCCCTAGTAGAATAAGAAAAATGGCATAATAGATATATAACAGGCTTATGTAAATCACCTTCCATACACAACTCTCTTGGCATTTTTAAGATATGTTATACTACCTCCATAGGTAGCTACACATGTCACCCTTGTGCGAACCTCATACCAGGTTGACCTCTAACATAAAGCGAACCCCATACTTGACGAACCTTCACTGCTGACTACTTTAATTAGGAGCGCATAGAAACTCACAACCATTGATTAGTAATTCGCCTTAAGATGTTACATcatcgatctataatatcacatcaTCACCTTGCAAGAAGACAAAATATGACCTTGTCACTAGTGAGTGTTGGACCTAGTgccctgagtgtagtatattcgtttgtaaacttgtaattttttttgaacaaatcggttaataaaacaaattcattaattacaattaatatactttgtattattatcctcaaatggtttttgcatgcagaGCAAGATGGaggcaaatgttgctcattggttgtaaatatttaactaatactaagcagtattacgtggttggatcgtaatacgaaaaaataacttgtattaatagacgaacctaaacatgtccttaacAAAATGGAGGCAAATATTGCTCATcgatttaactaatactaagggGTGGTTGATCGTAATTCGAAtaaacaacttgtattagtagaagaatctaaacatgtctttagtctaattgaaaatgagcaaactgattaaaagactaatatgtcgtctatcaagtctaattggagAGATGCCTTATCTTAGGcatcagagcggatgactcctagaaaatagagacataaatgtgactaattagactgacagtacatcggacAGAACCCAAGCAAAATAGAACATGAATCTGTTTATGGACTTATATACTTGTAACGTTCATATTGTGGCATatctaaatcctaagtggatggcgaattatgtatgcgtgactcatacactttgatgcaAGTAAAAGCCTGAGCTCagatagataaggaaccgaaatggtgcattgggtgtacgacttttgTAGTACGaagcgtcattcacaacagtaAAACACATAGCCCGagacatgagtaaatgatatccccTCATTGGTATTACGtgattgatgaaaaataaatgtgTCCACGagtcattcgtctttgtgataaatgagtTGATCGCTATAGTGATTAACATTTCATGAATGAAGATGTAattgttaccatgagataaaataggatcatattgggagagtgaatattatcccaaagagatcaaggatatcctatgagggtaacacacttatgacaaggtcattggacgagtacTGAGTGgatgctttcgtaatggtatgtcattggggaGAGCTCGGTCACGATACTATGTGGAGTAtttttgtaacagcctgattttagctaaattggaatagtggttttaaaACCACAACTCcaaggttgtaaaattattttaatattatttttggtgtttacagcatgtgaatatatatgtgtgaaaatttcatgagctaattttatcttttaatagctcaatttgagaaaaaagactaaatcgtgtaaagtgcaaaagtgttgttctattagctaaaggtgtctaatagctatagaaatttaaatttaacgtCCTTATGAGGTAAATAGACCTAttgtgagttagtggatgatatttggtttggaattattgaaatattgaattagttttaaggttaaattggtaaatggataataaatgatatattaaataaaaaaaagctaaaatttgTTAGATTATCATATTCATTAGCCGAAACTTGAAGAGAGGAATAGCTAAAGTTAGGTTTTCATTCAGCCAAGCATTTCTAGCtcattaaggtacgattttttattcgtttttgatgatttttacgtttttgcgatcgttgctttgagtaatAGCTAgctcatgccctaatttttgaattttttggtgattttgtaaaattccattgatgaatgcttgagatttgtgatagatgatgatgaaaaatggaagataaatgatagattatcaagttttgttaagtaattttgagtgaaaatgcttaaatgggattaaattgtgaaaagtgtaaattgagggattaaattgtgaaagaaataaaagttttgggctgctagggacctacaTGAAATTTGGCTAGACTTGTGTGCaatgaaattttgtaaattttgtgataatatgcaataaggactaaattgtaaaaaggtggAACTTTAGGGGAAATAGAGTAAATGTGCCTTAAATAGTGTTTTGGACTAACTTGAATAAATATGTGATTggataagttaattttgaatacatttatatcaagaaaggaggaattcggatctagatcgggggaaaattaaagttatcgactaaacgaTTCGATTCGTCGTTTTAGTATCCAAAGTAAGTTTGtacgtgataaacattgttataattatgttttaatgctttattattgcataaattatatatatgagatTACGGTTATGTACGACGATAAATCAACTacgtttggcacttagtgtgcgttt encodes:
- the LOC107951608 gene encoding DEAD-box ATP-dependent RNA helicase 46, with the translated sequence MTTAEAAAANLGPRYAPEDPTLPKPWKGLIDGTTGLLYYWNPETNVTQYERPTILPPPLPPGPPPAVSTPKLTPTSVAHSAQPNGAVAQMGQVQVVQGAKQLGQQMSQLAQQQGQIVGQQQGSMVAQVTDQQGAQQSGPKMGHQGQFIPQQHGPQAMQHPNQQMVSQIGQQTMQHQNSQMAQPQGHQYAHQHLQYMAYQQSVLPQGQQSSQQLAPHGAQHQGQQYPNREDYKAAVPKKEDVDFQLGSQTGFSPAQFQQMGTSSQNHSAGTNSVQTPPAGLYSGQQQQFTGSSVNMQQPTSMAHSQQTGTDLVQRQQGHRFQNQMGPSVMQSNMPPPGLNTGYEDKLHGRSGNDYYFSGSKDGQMMGPQQPSLSAIPMETRMSGLPHQNVPGHGGGFNAIGGHAVHNIYGHAGPPYPINALMRPSFVASADANHLSPADAYRKQHEVTATGDNVPAPFIRFEDTGFPPEILREIHSAGFSSPTPIQAQTWPIALQSRDIVAIAKTGSGKTLGYLIPAFMLLRQRRNNPLNGPTVLVLAPTRELATQIQEEAIKFGRSSRVSCTCLYGGAPKANQLKELDRGADIVVATPGRLNDILEMKKIEFGQVSLLVLDEADRMLDMGFEPQIRKIVNEIPPRRQTLMYTATWPKEVRKIAGDLLVNPVQVNIGSVDELAANKSITQYVEVVPQMEKERRLEQILQAQERGSKVIIFCSTKRLCDQLARSLGRNFGAVAFHGDKSQNERDWVLSQFRTGKSPILVATDVAARGLDIKDIRVVINFDFPTGIEDYVHRIGRTGRAGATGVSFTFFSEQDWKYAPDLIQVLERANQHVPPEVREIASRGGPGFGKDRGGMNRFNSPSGSGGRWDSGGRGGMRDGGFGGRGGMRDGGFGGRGGMRDGFGGRGGMRDSGFSGPGGRGDPFSGRGNRGGRGFGGPAGGHVGWGRNERSLHDQYNSFDGRGRGRGRGRGRFDNRRGIGDRSRGRSYSRSPDMVRTWRRSRSRSRSGSRSWSRSSRSRSRSRSRSRSRSRSRSWSRGRSRSYSRSPGRGRSRSHSRGRRSRSRSHSYERKDVAKRAFDSPPGSNEHNLQQKDVAKRAFDSPPPSNEQNFEQKDVAKQAFDSPGAQGNSVPENNSIEPLQTVGISELPQGEEGAGEVHESVTEP